The following proteins are co-located in the Oenanthe melanoleuca isolate GR-GAL-2019-014 chromosome 4, OMel1.0, whole genome shotgun sequence genome:
- the LOC130252850 gene encoding atherin-like: protein MKKKREREKGRERGPDSSAAPEPWPCLITDPAGGGGRPGLPCERAAAAGTAGPSRPPTAPTAPHGFHGLSQPLTAPHSPPRPSRPPRPPTASHGPSRALGAHFLVGTHTLRARLRLRCRHETPAAALDSGCAPGEPPPSLRTAASQPGPAQEAPPARLLPPALRAAALQGALPLSPGAAPTGLFSVLKEQQLN from the exons ATGAAA aaaaagagagaaagggagaagggaagggagcgAGGCCCGGACAGCAGCGCAGCCCCGGAGCCGTGGCCCTGCCTGATCACTGACCCGGCTGGTGGAGGCGGCCGGCCCGGGCTCCCGTGTGAGCGGGCCGCGGCTGCGGGCACTGccggcccctcacggcccccCACGGCCCCCACGGCCCCTCACGGCTTCCACGGcctctcacagcccctcacggcccctcacagccccccaCGGCCCTCAAGGCCCCCACGGCCCCCCACGGCTTCTCACGGCCCCTCAAGGGCGCTGGGCGCGCATTTCCTCGTCGGGACACACACACTCAGAGCGCGCCTCCGCCTTCGCTGCAGACATGAgactccagctgctgctttggatAGTGGCTGTGCTCCTGGCGAGCCTCCTCCCAGCCTACGGACAGCGGCCAG CCAACCTGGCCCTGCGCAGGAAGCTCCACCGGCACGGCTGCTCCCACCGGCGCTGCGTGCCGCTGCACTCCAGGGTGCCCTTCCCCTGAGCCCCGGCGCAGCGCCCACAG gacttttcagtgttttaaaggAGCAACAGTTAAACTAA